The Gammaproteobacteria bacterium genome window below encodes:
- a CDS encoding DNA internalization-related competence protein ComEC/Rec2, with protein sequence MVHAYLNLYPQLDKSLEGVDIEVSGQIISIPSVQGRSSRFEFSIYNSSTSTNGETILLPKKVRLNWYGNVPALQLGEHWQLRIRLKRPWSYANPGSFDYEKWLFEHGIRATGYVRSKGNNQRVHATSILNPTYFLRATLNQKLERTKGKFSAVIKALVLGERGQMDSQRWQVLTQTGTNHLLAISGLHVGIVSGFIYFIVLFLWKRSEKLCLCVVAQRIAALAAIFAAVFYAMLAGFSIPTQRAMIMAAVVFLSVYSMQSLRAWNILSIALLCVLLLDPFSVLSPGFWLSFLAVSIILFSIKGKPSKSVGWYNLVRIQIVLGLGLLPLTLLFFQQASLISPLANLFAVPWVSFLVVPIALTGSLFLLISETVGSWILECANILLEIFWAVLDFLHALPFASLHHAIPIWTIIPAVFGILLLLSPKGWPGKTLSLVLLSPLVFAQVAGIPENDLRLTTLDVGQGLSVVLEIGDQVLVYDTGPKFSSRFNAGEAVVVPYLRHRGVDSIDTLIVSHGDKDHAGGLQGILTNINVEHLLGSHIKGYQHDQTRICKAGMSWQWKSVNFQFLHPPEITEDKKTLSSNNSSCVLLVQHPSGSVLLAGDIEKPIEKQLIDVQADLLDIDVLIAPHHGSNTSSTGAFIRATSPDYVVFTTGYRNPYGFPDEKVVSRYKEFGSDLVNTASHGMITFNFSDKNGLQLLPGYREVRQRFWHSKF encoded by the coding sequence TTGGTGCACGCCTATCTCAATCTTTATCCGCAGCTTGATAAATCATTGGAAGGTGTCGATATAGAAGTTTCGGGACAGATCATCTCTATCCCTTCCGTTCAAGGTCGTAGCTCAAGGTTCGAATTTTCTATTTATAATTCAAGTACCTCGACAAATGGCGAAACGATATTGCTACCTAAGAAAGTTAGGCTCAATTGGTATGGAAATGTCCCAGCCTTACAATTGGGCGAACATTGGCAGCTAAGAATTCGTTTAAAACGACCGTGGAGCTATGCAAATCCTGGTAGTTTTGATTACGAAAAATGGCTATTTGAACATGGGATACGCGCTACAGGTTATGTGCGTAGTAAAGGCAATAATCAACGAGTTCATGCTACGAGTATTTTAAATCCAACTTATTTTTTGCGTGCAACCTTAAATCAAAAATTAGAACGTACTAAAGGAAAATTTTCTGCCGTTATTAAAGCTTTGGTGCTAGGTGAGCGTGGGCAAATGGATTCACAACGCTGGCAGGTATTAACTCAAACGGGAACAAACCATTTGCTGGCTATTTCAGGCTTACATGTTGGAATAGTTTCTGGATTTATTTATTTTATTGTTCTATTTTTATGGAAGCGAAGTGAAAAACTTTGTTTGTGTGTAGTGGCGCAACGTATTGCTGCGTTAGCTGCGATATTTGCAGCAGTATTCTATGCAATGCTGGCAGGATTTTCGATTCCAACACAGCGCGCCATGATTATGGCGGCTGTTGTATTTCTGTCAGTGTATTCAATGCAGTCTTTGCGTGCGTGGAATATATTATCGATTGCTTTGTTATGTGTGCTCTTATTGGATCCATTTTCGGTATTATCACCTGGGTTTTGGTTATCTTTTTTAGCTGTCTCAATCATTCTCTTTTCAATTAAAGGTAAGCCTTCAAAATCAGTGGGCTGGTACAACCTTGTAAGAATACAGATTGTATTAGGGTTGGGTTTGTTACCTTTAACATTATTATTTTTTCAGCAGGCGTCCTTAATTTCACCTCTGGCAAACTTATTTGCCGTGCCTTGGGTGAGTTTTTTAGTTGTACCAATAGCGCTAACTGGGTCGTTATTTTTGCTTATAAGTGAAACAGTGGGGAGTTGGATTCTAGAGTGTGCAAACATTTTATTAGAAATCTTTTGGGCAGTGCTTGATTTTTTGCATGCCTTGCCTTTTGCTAGCTTGCATCATGCAATACCAATTTGGACAATTATTCCAGCAGTTTTTGGAATTTTACTGTTGCTTTCACCTAAAGGTTGGCCTGGTAAAACGCTAAGTTTGGTTTTGTTAAGCCCATTAGTTTTTGCTCAAGTTGCTGGAATACCTGAAAACGATCTTAGATTAACCACATTAGATGTTGGCCAGGGTTTGTCAGTTGTTTTAGAAATCGGTGATCAAGTGTTGGTATATGACACAGGGCCAAAATTTAGTAGTCGTTTTAATGCAGGTGAGGCTGTGGTGGTTCCTTATTTGCGGCATCGAGGTGTTGATAGTATCGATACCCTGATAGTAAGCCATGGTGATAAAGATCATGCAGGAGGTTTACAAGGGATACTCACGAATATAAATGTTGAGCATTTGCTTGGTAGCCACATTAAGGGCTACCAGCATGATCAAACCAGAATTTGTAAAGCAGGAATGAGTTGGCAGTGGAAGTCGGTTAACTTTCAATTTTTGCATCCGCCTGAAATTACGGAAGATAAAAAAACGCTATCGAGTAATAATAGTTCTTGTGTATTACTTGTGCAGCATCCGTCTGGAAGTGTTTTGCTTGCCGGTGATATTGAGAAGCCAATTGAAAAGCAATTGATTGATGTGCAAGCAGATTTGCTTGATATAGACGTTCTTATTGCACCGCACCATGGTAGTAATACTTCTTCTACCGGTGCATTTATTCGGGCCACCTCGCCAGATTATGTCGTATTTACCACTGGATACCGGAATCCTTATGGTTTTCCCGATGAAAAAGTGGTCTCACGCTACAAAGAGTTTGGTAGCGACTTAGTAAATACGGCTTCTCACGGTATGATTACGTTTAATTTTTCAGATAAAAATGGATTGCAATTACTGCCAGGATATCGTGAAGTGCGACAACGTTTCTGGCATTCTAAGTTCTAG
- a CDS encoding DUF2062 domain-containing protein, which yields MPRDFLKNFFAIQKIKDDKSLNIFGDFIHDQNLWHMRRRSVAGACAIGLFCAFIPLPFQMLIAAGFAIIFRCNLPISAALVWVTNPITMPPLFFLAYKAGVFLTDTHLEPFDFELSFNWLFTELRERWRPFMMGCFFLGTSAALFGFITARVLWRIRVVTFWNKRKLRKLKK from the coding sequence ATGCCTCGCGATTTTCTAAAAAATTTCTTCGCAATCCAAAAGATCAAAGACGATAAATCTTTAAATATTTTCGGAGATTTTATACATGACCAGAACTTATGGCATATGCGCAGACGCTCTGTCGCGGGAGCTTGTGCTATAGGGCTTTTTTGCGCATTTATACCATTGCCCTTCCAAATGCTCATCGCGGCTGGATTCGCGATAATTTTCAGATGCAATTTACCCATCTCGGCAGCACTAGTTTGGGTAACCAATCCAATAACAATGCCACCGCTTTTTTTCCTTGCCTATAAAGCGGGAGTATTTCTAACAGACACTCATTTAGAGCCTTTTGACTTCGAGTTGAGTTTTAATTGGTTATTTACTGAATTGCGTGAGCGCTGGCGCCCCTTTATGATGGGTTGCTTTTTCCTGGGTACATCCGCCGCGTTATTTGGCTTCATAACCGCAAGAGTGTTATGGCGTATTCGAGTCGTTACCTTTTGGAATAAACGCAAATTACGCAAATTAAAGAAATAA
- a CDS encoding GAF domain-containing protein, with protein MIVAPLPSNEFLRLQSLQSLNILDTQPDERFDCITRFAAEALSVPICLVSLVDTNRQWFKSVVGLEVTETARTYSFCAHAILKANACDPDSRIFEIEDAYKDIRFHDNPLVLECPWIRSYLGYVLQTKSGLNIGTLCLIGIESRKFTDSEKNLLTVLGNMVENIVNGCRFSAGIEYELNTFID; from the coding sequence ATGATAGTTGCACCACTTCCAAGTAATGAATTTTTACGTTTGCAGTCATTGCAATCGCTAAATATTCTCGATACTCAGCCGGATGAGCGATTCGATTGCATCACACGTTTTGCAGCCGAAGCTTTATCTGTACCCATTTGCTTAGTCAGCCTAGTTGACACAAATCGTCAATGGTTTAAGTCGGTTGTAGGACTAGAGGTAACAGAAACGGCACGAACTTACTCCTTTTGTGCTCATGCCATTCTTAAGGCTAATGCTTGTGATCCAGATTCTCGTATTTTTGAAATTGAAGATGCCTATAAGGATATTCGATTTCATGACAATCCACTTGTGCTGGAGTGCCCTTGGATTCGATCTTATTTAGGATACGTATTGCAGACCAAATCAGGCTTGAATATTGGAACATTGTGCTTGATAGGAATCGAATCAAGAAAATTTACTGATAGTGAAAAGAACTTACTAACCGTACTCGGAAACATGGTTGAGAATATTGTCAACGGATGTCGTTTTTCTGCCGGAATTGAATACGAGCTTAATACATTTATCGATTAA
- the lolD gene encoding lipoprotein-releasing ABC transporter ATP-binding protein LolD has protein sequence MSIVLQCENLSKAFDSGPARVEVLKNINFNVEQKSRVAIIGASGSGKSTLMHLLGGLDVPNSGTVTVCGEDMSTLSDAARGKLRNQSLGFIYQFHHLLPEFTAIENVAMPLLLRDGSISDAEGQAKEILSKVGLSNRILHKPTELSGGERQRVAIARALVTHPKVILADEPTGNLDSKNAMHVQNEMLELNEELDTAIVIVTHDSRIAESMDEIYTLEDGQLAKI, from the coding sequence ATGAGCATAGTGTTGCAATGTGAAAACCTATCTAAGGCTTTTGATAGTGGCCCTGCTCGCGTAGAAGTTTTGAAAAACATTAACTTTAATGTCGAGCAGAAAAGCAGGGTAGCTATAATTGGTGCATCAGGTAGTGGCAAAAGTACTTTAATGCATTTGCTTGGTGGATTAGATGTTCCTAATTCAGGGACGGTAACGGTCTGCGGTGAAGATATGTCGACATTGTCCGATGCAGCACGAGGAAAGTTGCGGAATCAATCTTTAGGATTTATTTATCAGTTTCACCATTTACTTCCGGAGTTTACGGCAATAGAAAATGTTGCAATGCCTTTATTGTTGCGTGATGGATCTATCTCAGATGCAGAGGGGCAAGCCAAAGAAATATTATCAAAAGTAGGTTTATCGAATCGTATATTGCATAAACCTACAGAACTCTCAGGTGGTGAAAGACAGCGAGTAGCGATTGCGCGTGCATTAGTCACGCATCCTAAAGTGATTCTTGCAGATGAGCCTACAGGTAATCTAGACAGTAAAAATGCAATGCACGTGCAGAATGAAATGCTTGAGTTAAATGAAGAGTTAGACACTGCAATTGTAATCGTCACTCACGATTCTCGTATTGCAGAGTCCATGGATGAGATATACACACTAGAAGATGGGCAGCTTGCTAAAATTTGA
- a CDS encoding lipoprotein-releasing ABC transporter permease subunit: protein MFRPLEFYIGSRYLRAKRRNHFISFISFISVFSLALGITLIITVLSVMNGFQFEIKDRILSMTAHATVLELDGKLRDWPKVEEALEGNAEIQGSAPYVQGQGMIVHGKQVTGAMLTGINPQLETKVSKIGEHLQEGSLDILKPGEFGILLGGDLANYLNVDIGEKITVITPEATVTPAGIIPKFRRFTVMGTYAVGMPQYDRNTAAIHISDAKRLFHLGDSVTGLRLKFEDLFDAQEITYKLRDQLGGKYWVTDWTYHNRNFFRALKMEKTMMFIITIIIVFVAAFNIISMLVMVVTEKQSDIAIMRTLGVSPKSIMGIFVVQGTVIGLVGTLLGALGGVLLSSNLESIVRMIEKIRGAKFLSPDVYPISDFPSEIIPSEVIVICIVAFIITVFATIYPAWKAARTQPAEALRYE from the coding sequence ATGTTCCGGCCACTTGAATTTTATATTGGATCTCGCTATTTGCGTGCCAAGCGCCGAAATCATTTTATCTCATTCATTTCTTTCATCTCAGTATTTAGCTTAGCGCTTGGTATTACATTGATCATTACTGTTCTTTCGGTAATGAATGGTTTCCAGTTTGAAATCAAAGACCGCATCTTAAGCATGACAGCGCATGCCACGGTATTAGAACTGGATGGTAAATTACGCGATTGGCCAAAAGTAGAAGAAGCACTTGAAGGTAATGCTGAAATTCAAGGATCAGCGCCCTATGTGCAAGGTCAGGGAATGATTGTGCATGGAAAGCAGGTGACCGGTGCAATGCTAACAGGCATAAATCCGCAACTTGAAACGAAGGTCTCTAAAATTGGAGAACATTTACAAGAGGGTAGCTTGGATATTTTAAAGCCAGGCGAATTTGGAATATTGCTAGGCGGTGATTTGGCAAATTATTTAAATGTCGATATTGGAGAGAAGATAACGGTTATTACACCTGAAGCGACTGTAACGCCTGCAGGAATAATTCCTAAGTTTCGAAGGTTTACGGTAATGGGGACTTATGCGGTTGGTATGCCGCAGTACGATCGCAATACGGCAGCAATCCATATTAGTGATGCTAAGCGTTTATTCCACTTAGGCGATTCGGTAACTGGGTTGCGTTTAAAATTTGAAGACTTATTTGATGCCCAAGAGATCACCTATAAACTTCGTGATCAACTTGGTGGAAAGTATTGGGTTACTGACTGGACCTATCATAATCGCAATTTTTTTCGTGCTTTGAAAATGGAAAAAACCATGATGTTTATCATAACTATCATCATTGTTTTTGTTGCGGCATTTAATATTATCTCGATGCTGGTAATGGTAGTCACAGAAAAGCAAAGTGATATTGCCATTATGCGAACATTGGGTGTATCGCCAAAAAGCATTATGGGAATTTTTGTTGTGCAAGGCACGGTAATAGGGTTGGTGGGCACGCTTTTAGGTGCGTTAGGTGGAGTATTACTGTCTTCGAATCTTGAAAGTATTGTTAGAATGATTGAAAAGATACGCGGCGCTAAATTTCTCTCTCCAGATGTATATCCAATCAGTGATTTCCCATCTGAAATTATTCCAAGTGAAGTCATTGTTATTTGCATTGTCGCTTTCATTATCACGGTTTTTGCTACGATTTACCCCGCCTGGAAAGCAGCGCGAACTCAACCTGCTGAGGCCCTAAGATATGAATAA
- a CDS encoding agmatine deiminase, protein MGSYRLAPEWARQNAVILVWPHCHSDWSNQLNEIEVTYTEMSRYIARHQKLILVAYDLAHVLHIQETLTQQEIEQKNVLIIPVPTNDTWVRDYGPITVKSDSELKFLDFGFDAWGGKYTHDHDDAFNQQFKFHLNNDISSQKINFILEGGNLEVNSKGVLLISSNCFKRRTSKLHAQFTTFERNFENWFGCNRVLWINDVALFGDDTDGHIDTLARYCGDDVVVYSASTHHSDPNNESLDSLNKQLNKIKRNDSSISELIPLPLPTPIFNNGSQLPATYTNFLITNEYVLVPVFNDKQDTHALKTIDTLFPSREIIDIESNTLIQQFGGIHCATMQIPEGCLK, encoded by the coding sequence GTGGGTTCATACCGCCTCGCTCCCGAATGGGCGCGTCAAAATGCTGTTATTCTCGTTTGGCCACATTGCCATTCTGACTGGAGCAACCAGCTAAATGAAATAGAAGTTACCTATACCGAAATGAGCCGGTATATTGCAAGACATCAAAAACTCATTCTGGTCGCTTATGACCTAGCTCATGTACTCCATATACAAGAAACTTTAACTCAGCAAGAAATTGAACAAAAAAATGTTCTGATTATTCCTGTACCCACTAACGACACTTGGGTACGTGACTATGGTCCGATCACCGTAAAATCTGATAGTGAATTAAAATTTCTAGACTTCGGTTTTGACGCTTGGGGAGGCAAATATACCCACGACCATGACGATGCATTTAATCAACAGTTTAAATTTCATTTAAATAACGATATTTCCAGTCAGAAAATTAATTTTATTTTAGAAGGCGGCAACCTCGAAGTTAATAGCAAAGGTGTATTATTAATTTCTAGCAATTGTTTCAAACGCAGGACATCTAAACTGCATGCGCAATTCACCACATTTGAACGCAACTTTGAAAATTGGTTTGGCTGTAATCGAGTCTTATGGATTAATGATGTTGCACTCTTTGGTGATGACACAGATGGACATATAGACACCTTGGCGAGGTATTGTGGCGATGATGTTGTCGTCTACTCTGCATCTACACATCATTCAGATCCTAACAATGAATCTCTTGATTCTTTAAATAAACAACTCAATAAAATTAAGCGCAACGATTCCTCCATTTCAGAACTTATTCCATTACCTTTGCCTACGCCGATATTTAATAACGGCAGTCAACTGCCAGCGACCTATACTAACTTTTTAATTACAAATGAATATGTGCTAGTTCCAGTCTTTAATGACAAACAAGATACTCACGCTTTGAAAACAATTGACACCTTATTCCCCTCGCGTGAAATCATTGATATAGAGAGCAATACTTTGATTCAACAGTTTGGCGGGATACACTGTGCCACTATGCAAATTCCTGAAGGATGTCTGAAGTGA
- a CDS encoding acyltransferase — MSEVSSINAALVQQEMCADYQANLDYSLAQIQAAAKNGADLVVLCELHSSLYFCQEESSQYFDLAQTIPGPLSKELATAAKNNNVVIVGSIFEKRTEGLYHNTAIVFDKDGSLAGMYRKMHIPDDPGYYEKYYFAFGDLGFTPIQTSIGKLGVMICWDQWFPEAARLMALAGAQILIYPSAIGWDPRDDKDEQQRQFQAWQTIQQSHAIANNLPLISTNRVGVEKDPSNQSAGIKFWGQSFTTDAMGKIVAQASSTQAESIQTTINLNQIEQTRQLWPYLRDRRIDAYSDLTKRYIDESS, encoded by the coding sequence ATGTCTGAAGTGAGTTCTATTAATGCTGCACTTGTGCAACAGGAAATGTGTGCAGATTATCAAGCGAACCTTGATTACAGTCTTGCGCAAATACAAGCTGCCGCTAAAAATGGTGCTGATCTTGTTGTACTATGCGAACTACATAGCAGTCTATACTTTTGTCAAGAAGAGTCCTCACAATACTTTGATCTAGCTCAAACTATTCCCGGACCGCTTAGTAAAGAGTTAGCAACGGCTGCTAAAAATAATAATGTTGTCATTGTGGGTTCAATATTTGAAAAACGCACGGAAGGCCTGTATCACAATACTGCAATAGTATTTGATAAAGATGGAAGTCTTGCTGGCATGTACCGGAAAATGCACATCCCTGATGATCCTGGCTATTATGAAAAATATTATTTTGCTTTTGGCGATTTAGGATTTACACCTATTCAAACATCAATAGGTAAACTTGGTGTAATGATATGTTGGGACCAATGGTTTCCTGAAGCCGCGCGCCTAATGGCATTAGCCGGCGCACAGATATTAATTTATCCATCGGCAATTGGCTGGGATCCTCGTGATGATAAAGATGAACAACAACGACAATTCCAAGCCTGGCAAACCATTCAACAAAGTCATGCAATCGCGAATAACTTACCCTTAATATCAACTAATCGAGTGGGAGTTGAAAAAGACCCTTCAAATCAATCAGCAGGCATAAAATTTTGGGGCCAATCCTTTACTACGGATGCAATGGGAAAAATAGTTGCTCAAGCCTCTTCCACACAGGCTGAATCTATTCAAACTACAATTAACCTTAATCAGATTGAACAAACACGGCAATTATGGCCCTACCTACGCGACCGTCGTATAGACGCTTATAGTGATTTAACTAAACGCTATATTGATGAAAGCTCATAG
- a CDS encoding diguanylate cyclase — protein MYLLANILFLSGICLYAASLFTVQQLVKRLPLGEVRNNWKVLSFFIVGFIVGYAAYLFMLWTGKIALTSITLSSICFAASAFVLLLCFLTYQTTRDISEAIAMDQASIIDPILDIYNRRYFDRRIDEETQRSRRYNQPLSIILFEVDELESIAKKNGRLVGDVVLRKISDFLVESVRSSDIVARYDEHKIVVATTQTKPDMAIMLADRLRGEIERLEVLPNNEKSAIDALHVTVTAGVSCVEDRIKSGFDLTDVAEKAMKRANSEGHNRVYAYDPSDLEVSEPVIEATAAA, from the coding sequence ATGTATCTGTTAGCGAACATTTTATTTCTGAGTGGTATATGCCTATATGCTGCTTCACTGTTTACGGTCCAACAACTAGTGAAAAGACTTCCTTTAGGTGAAGTGCGCAATAACTGGAAAGTGCTTTCATTCTTTATTGTCGGTTTTATCGTCGGCTACGCAGCATATTTGTTTATGCTTTGGACAGGTAAGATTGCTCTAACAAGTATTACGCTCTCATCAATCTGTTTTGCAGCTTCTGCTTTTGTATTGTTGTTATGTTTCCTAACCTATCAAACTACTCGTGATATAAGCGAAGCGATTGCAATGGATCAAGCAAGCATTATAGATCCTATATTAGATATTTATAACCGTCGTTATTTTGATCGTAGAATTGATGAAGAAACACAGCGATCACGTCGTTACAATCAGCCACTTTCAATAATATTATTTGAAGTTGACGAATTAGAGTCGATTGCCAAAAAGAATGGTAGATTGGTGGGTGATGTGGTGTTAAGAAAAATTAGTGATTTCCTTGTTGAGTCAGTACGTTCATCAGATATTGTTGCACGCTACGATGAGCATAAAATTGTAGTTGCTACAACACAGACTAAACCGGATATGGCTATCATGTTAGCAGACCGCTTACGTGGTGAGATAGAAAGATTAGAAGTACTACCAAACAATGAGAAAAGTGCAATAGATGCATTGCACGTAACCGTTACTGCGGGTGTCTCTTGCGTTGAAGACAGAATTAAAAGCGGATTTGATTTGACGGATGTTGCTGAAAAAGCAATGAAACGTGCAAATTCTGAAGGCCATAACCGTGTGTATGCTTACGACCCTTCAGATCTAGAGGTGTCGGAGCCCGTCATAGAAGCAACTGCAGCAGCTTAA
- the ccmI gene encoding c-type cytochrome biogenesis protein CcmI: MLNFWIICALLIAIALIIILPSLFAKQAPKDLDRKKINRAVYEKKLLELESDRDNDLIDLEQYNIAKSDLERSLIDDLEDHKEVIFNRSNKIMPIIVLFVLPVLAIFSYLKLNNGLISLDPEFESKMASQQGQMPDIGKAIAELEGKLKQNSNNLDGWIMLGKSYVVSKRYKEAVKAYGKANELSDGANPDVLISYGEAKGLAAGNNFDESAMSLFNKALKISPNNERGLWYAGLASYQLQNYKLSVDYLEKLLQQVPNDQSDVRAALVKYLNDAKQKAGIEVVEESTVAKPESNSNSSITVNVILSDGLHKNYVKSDTLFIYARAMSGPKMPLALVKMTAGDLPTTVTLDDSVSMMPSMTLSSMEQVEVIARISKSGQAIMQSGDIFGSVSSVKTDQSETVDVVISELVP, translated from the coding sequence ATGTTAAACTTTTGGATTATTTGTGCATTGCTAATTGCTATCGCTCTGATAATTATTTTACCTTCTTTATTTGCAAAACAAGCTCCTAAAGACCTTGATCGTAAAAAAATTAATCGAGCAGTTTATGAGAAAAAACTACTAGAACTAGAAAGTGATCGTGATAATGATCTGATCGATTTAGAACAATACAATATTGCTAAATCTGATCTAGAGCGTTCACTAATTGATGATTTGGAAGATCATAAAGAAGTGATATTTAATAGAAGTAATAAAATAATGCCGATTATTGTTTTATTTGTATTGCCAGTTTTAGCTATATTTTCGTATCTAAAATTAAATAATGGGTTGATTTCGCTTGATCCAGAATTTGAAAGCAAAATGGCTTCGCAGCAAGGCCAAATGCCTGATATTGGAAAAGCTATAGCAGAACTCGAAGGGAAGCTTAAGCAAAATTCAAATAATTTAGATGGTTGGATCATGCTGGGCAAGTCCTATGTGGTTTCAAAGCGATATAAAGAAGCGGTTAAAGCCTATGGAAAAGCAAATGAGTTATCCGATGGTGCAAATCCCGATGTGTTAATTTCATATGGTGAGGCTAAAGGGCTTGCAGCGGGTAATAATTTTGACGAAAGTGCTATGTCACTTTTCAATAAAGCTTTGAAAATTAGTCCAAACAATGAACGAGGCTTATGGTATGCCGGTTTAGCGTCCTATCAATTACAAAACTATAAATTATCTGTAGATTATTTAGAGAAGTTGTTACAACAAGTACCAAACGATCAAAGTGATGTAAGAGCGGCTCTTGTCAAATACTTAAATGATGCTAAGCAAAAAGCTGGCATTGAAGTTGTTGAAGAAAGTACTGTTGCTAAACCAGAAAGTAACTCAAATTCGAGCATAACTGTTAACGTAATCTTAAGTGACGGGCTTCACAAAAATTATGTGAAGTCGGACACACTATTTATTTATGCTCGTGCGATGAGTGGCCCGAAAATGCCTTTAGCTCTAGTGAAAATGACCGCTGGAGACCTACCAACTACAGTAACCCTAGATGATTCTGTTTCAATGATGCCTAGTATGACTTTGTCTAGCATGGAGCAGGTTGAAGTCATTGCCAGAATTTCTAAGTCTGGACAGGCAATTATGCAAAGTGGCGACATATTTGGAAGTGTCAGCTCTGTTAAAACTGATCAGTCCGAGACAGTGGATGTGGTAATAAGTGAGTTAGTACCGTAA
- a CDS encoding cytochrome c-type biogenesis protein CcmH — MALIMFSNQSFAVEPVDVSPKYEARYHALLAELRCLVCQNQTIAESNSELANDLRVEVNKMLNRGSTDSEIINFMADRYGDFVLYKPLVKPKTYLLWFGPFVFLAAILLLVLLFVRKQTSGAKVELSDDEKQKLDSILKDTKE; from the coding sequence ATGGCGCTAATAATGTTTTCTAATCAGTCGTTTGCTGTTGAACCAGTTGACGTATCGCCTAAATATGAGGCACGTTACCATGCTTTGCTTGCTGAGCTGCGGTGTTTAGTTTGTCAAAATCAGACGATTGCTGAATCAAATTCTGAACTGGCAAATGATCTACGCGTTGAAGTAAATAAAATGCTGAATAGAGGGTCAACGGATTCAGAGATTATAAATTTTATGGCTGACCGCTACGGTGATTTTGTTTTATATAAGCCTTTAGTGAAACCTAAAACCTATTTGCTATGGTTTGGACCATTTGTATTCCTCGCGGCAATATTGCTACTGGTGCTATTGTTTGTAAGGAAACAGACCTCAGGTGCAAAAGTTGAGCTTTCTGATGATGAAAAGCAAAAATTAGATTCCATATTAAAAGATACTAAAGAATAA
- a CDS encoding DsbE family thiol:disulfide interchange protein, whose amino-acid sequence MFKYLLPVILFFVLCGFLFIGLYKDPSEVPSPLIGKSVPEFSLPMLEDSSVQFSNNEFLGKVSILNVWATWCFACKQEHPALLELAKRNIAPIYGLNYKDDAGKAKLYLRDFGNPFKANAFDEAGRVAIDWGVYGAPETFLIDKKGIIRYKHIGPLTLNDLDNKIQPLIQQLKNES is encoded by the coding sequence ATGTTTAAGTATCTCTTACCAGTCATACTTTTCTTTGTGTTGTGTGGATTTCTCTTTATTGGTTTATATAAAGATCCTTCGGAAGTGCCATCGCCATTGATTGGTAAGTCAGTTCCTGAGTTTTCCCTTCCTATGCTAGAAGATAGCTCTGTTCAGTTTTCAAATAATGAATTTCTGGGAAAAGTATCAATATTAAATGTTTGGGCTACCTGGTGTTTTGCCTGCAAACAAGAACATCCTGCCTTATTAGAGCTAGCGAAGAGGAACATTGCGCCAATATATGGGCTCAATTATAAAGATGATGCTGGAAAGGCTAAATTATATTTAAGAGATTTTGGTAACCCATTTAAAGCAAATGCTTTTGATGAAGCAGGAAGAGTAGCGATTGATTGGGGTGTGTATGGAGCGCCAGAAACATTCTTAATCGATAAAAAAGGAATTATACGCTACAAACATATTGGTCCACTTACTTTGAACGATTTAGATAATAAGATTCAACCGCTGATACAACAATTAAAAAATGAATCATAG